The following proteins are co-located in the Mycolicibacterium goodii genome:
- a CDS encoding siderophore-interacting protein, which translates to MSFSYASVIETKALNPRMVRITLQVEDLEALNVRQAADSAVAVYLPGTDEGRNYSVRHQRGDLIDLDVVLHARGMGTEWAARTRPGDRVGLDHARSWYRPDPDARWQLLVTDLSGLPATARILEELSPAVAATVIAEVADAQDLEYLPTHPRARLIPSIGTGNGNAPGALAGLVRELTLPPGRGYCWFAGEAAQSRAVRKHFRSLGYQIDQLDITGYWRFDSETWDAKFALVESDVLAVYERALADGKGDKVAFEEFDEACERIGL; encoded by the coding sequence GTGAGCTTCTCGTATGCGTCCGTCATCGAGACCAAGGCGCTCAACCCCCGGATGGTTCGGATCACCCTGCAGGTGGAGGACCTCGAGGCCCTGAACGTCCGGCAGGCCGCCGACTCCGCGGTCGCGGTGTACCTGCCCGGCACCGACGAGGGCCGCAATTACTCGGTGCGCCACCAGCGCGGCGATCTGATCGATCTCGACGTGGTGCTGCACGCCCGGGGCATGGGGACCGAATGGGCGGCGCGAACCCGCCCCGGTGACCGTGTCGGCCTGGACCACGCCCGCTCCTGGTACCGCCCGGATCCGGACGCGCGGTGGCAGCTGCTGGTCACCGATCTGTCGGGGCTGCCCGCCACCGCACGCATCCTCGAAGAGCTCTCCCCCGCGGTGGCGGCCACGGTGATCGCCGAAGTCGCCGACGCGCAGGACCTGGAGTATCTGCCCACGCATCCGCGGGCGCGGCTGATTCCGTCGATCGGGACGGGCAACGGCAACGCACCCGGTGCGCTCGCCGGGCTCGTGCGTGAGCTGACGTTGCCGCCGGGCCGCGGCTACTGCTGGTTCGCGGGTGAGGCCGCGCAGTCGCGGGCGGTCCGGAAGCACTTCCGGTCGCTGGGTTACCAGATCGACCAACTGGACATCACCGGGTACTGGCGGTTCGACTCCGAGACGTGGGACGCCAAATTCGCTCTGGTGGAATCGGATGTGTTGGCGGTGTATGAGCGTGCACTCGCCGACGGCAAGGGGGACAAAGTGGCATTCGAGGAATTCGACGAGGCCTGCGAGCGAATCGGCCTCTGA
- a CDS encoding YbaB/EbfC family nucleoid-associated protein — protein MTGLADAVVARMARQRDLLAAMQEQCAAIRVRATSPDRAVTVEVDATGAMTDLTMGGAATRLGAQELADLIVNIAQTAAKAAVDRRNHLVEQFNSRYQEMAREPLRASDGTIG, from the coding sequence ATGACCGGTCTCGCCGACGCGGTGGTCGCCCGCATGGCGCGGCAGCGCGACCTGCTCGCGGCCATGCAGGAGCAGTGTGCGGCGATCAGGGTGCGCGCGACGAGCCCAGACCGTGCGGTCACCGTGGAGGTCGATGCCACCGGTGCGATGACGGACCTCACCATGGGGGGCGCAGCAACCCGACTGGGGGCACAGGAACTCGCGGACCTGATAGTGAACATTGCGCAAACAGCTGCCAAAGCTGCGGTGGACCGTCGGAATCATCTTGTGGAACAGTTCAACTCGCGTTATCAGGAGATGGCGCGCGAACCACTGCGGGCGTCGGACGGCACCATCGGCTGA
- the eccA gene encoding type VII secretion AAA-ATPase EccA, with protein MTGRSRDAQRVFDAGVLSLGIPINGVETDRDVEYAKLAFARATEYDPDMCDAWLGRVAAGESSPEIIYHLYRTSGTTLFREQRRLGLPGRALSGRFHTNLYIDYDLSSFTEIWLAYAATLIAGKDYTEAERTLDELDRIRARMPGGDAASDDICAYIRGVMHFLTQRWPDVLVTLANSASFKDEFIAAGANMMVGTACAQLGLFGEAIRRLEQAGAGPIPAARQAADFCRGLTLREMGREDEARAVFERLYSEDPAFTANAAALRDPKYRLVITDQETIDSRIDKWDPKSARSHSERHDEQQADRNNGYLREAQEELDRQVGLAEVKTQVAKLRSTAKLAKVREDKGLNSVPRSLHLAFTGPPGTGKTTIARVIAKIYCGLGLLKTPSVVEATRADFVGQHLGSTAIKTSELIDRALDGVLFIDEAYTLIQSGLAGGDAFGREAVDTLLARMEDDRDRLVVIIAGYDREIDRFLAANEGLASRFSRRIRFSSYSAAELGDIARVIARARDSDLTDDAHRELIAVCRQLCETESLDQAGQRRLSIDIAGNARFIRNVVESAEEERAFRLSEDPDVDLDALSEDVLRRIEPADIRAGLRNVLEMHMDMHKESR; from the coding sequence ATGACCGGACGCAGCAGAGACGCCCAACGCGTGTTCGACGCGGGAGTGCTGTCACTGGGGATCCCGATCAACGGCGTCGAGACCGACCGTGATGTCGAGTACGCGAAGTTGGCGTTCGCGCGCGCCACCGAGTACGACCCCGATATGTGCGACGCGTGGTTGGGGCGCGTCGCCGCGGGCGAGTCCAGCCCCGAGATCATCTACCACCTGTACCGCACGAGCGGCACCACGCTGTTTCGCGAACAGCGCCGACTCGGACTGCCCGGCCGGGCGCTGAGCGGACGGTTCCACACCAATCTCTACATCGACTACGACCTCAGTTCGTTCACCGAGATCTGGCTGGCGTACGCGGCAACCTTGATCGCCGGGAAGGACTACACCGAGGCCGAGCGGACCCTCGACGAGCTCGACCGGATCCGGGCCAGGATGCCCGGCGGCGACGCGGCCTCGGACGATATCTGCGCCTACATCCGCGGTGTCATGCACTTCCTCACCCAGCGGTGGCCGGATGTCCTTGTCACACTGGCAAATTCGGCATCGTTCAAAGACGAGTTCATAGCCGCGGGGGCGAACATGATGGTGGGCACCGCATGTGCCCAGCTCGGACTGTTCGGTGAGGCGATCCGGCGTCTTGAGCAGGCAGGCGCCGGGCCGATCCCGGCGGCGCGTCAGGCCGCCGACTTCTGCCGCGGCCTGACGCTGCGGGAGATGGGCAGAGAGGACGAGGCCCGAGCGGTGTTCGAGCGGCTCTACAGCGAGGATCCGGCGTTCACGGCGAATGCGGCGGCACTGCGGGATCCGAAATACCGGTTGGTCATCACCGATCAGGAGACGATCGATTCGCGTATCGACAAGTGGGATCCCAAATCGGCCCGATCGCACAGCGAAAGACACGACGAACAGCAGGCCGACCGCAACAACGGCTACCTGCGGGAAGCGCAGGAAGAGTTGGACCGTCAGGTGGGCCTGGCCGAGGTCAAGACGCAGGTGGCGAAGCTGCGGTCGACCGCCAAGCTGGCGAAGGTCAGGGAGGACAAGGGTCTCAACTCGGTGCCGCGCAGCCTGCACCTGGCCTTCACCGGCCCACCCGGGACCGGTAAGACCACCATCGCCCGGGTGATCGCCAAGATCTACTGCGGCCTCGGACTTCTGAAGACACCGTCGGTGGTCGAGGCCACCCGCGCCGACTTCGTCGGACAACACCTGGGCAGCACCGCGATAAAGACCTCCGAGCTCATCGACCGGGCCCTCGACGGCGTGCTGTTCATCGACGAGGCCTACACCCTGATCCAGTCGGGGCTGGCAGGCGGTGACGCGTTCGGCAGGGAGGCCGTCGACACGCTGCTGGCCAGAATGGAAGATGACCGGGATCGCCTCGTGGTGATCATCGCGGGCTACGACCGGGAGATCGACCGGTTCCTGGCCGCCAATGAAGGCCTGGCGTCCCGGTTCTCGCGGCGTATCCGGTTCAGTTCCTACAGCGCCGCCGAGCTGGGTGACATCGCCCGGGTGATCGCACGGGCGCGAGATTCCGATCTGACCGACGACGCCCACCGTGAGCTGATCGCGGTGTGCCGGCAACTGTGCGAGACCGAATCGCTCGACCAGGCCGGGCAACGACGGTTGAGCATCGACATCGCAGGCAACGCCCGCTTCATCCGCAACGTCGTGGAATCCGCCGAGGAGGAACGGGCTTTCCGGCTCAGCGAGGATCCCGACGTCGACCTCGATGCGCTCAGCGAGGACGTGTTGCGGCGGATCGAACCGGCCGACATCAGGGCCGGCCTGCGCAACGTGCTCGAGATGCACATGGACATGCACAAGGAGAGCCGATGA
- a CDS encoding methionyl-tRNA formyltransferase, with translation MRVVMFGYQTWGHRTLQALLKSRHDVCLVVTHPTSDHAYESIWADSVEDLARGAGIEVFLAKRPTPELIDRVKALAPDVAVANNWRTRLPRELFSIPKYGTVNLHDSLLPKFTGFSPVIWSLISGASHTGLTAHLMDDELDTGDILLQRSVAITPTSTGTSLVYDTLDLVPEVLEDALDSIENGTATPVPQDLAQRTFFHKRSDRDSLVDWSWPAADIERFIRALSDPYPNAYTYFRGERLRLISAHVSRCTYGGTPGRVFIEEDGGMVIVAGADAYRGQSPGLVLDVVRTDDGVDHRALDYFGHGGGYLTATPEFATV, from the coding sequence GTGCGTGTGGTCATGTTCGGCTACCAGACCTGGGGCCATCGGACCCTGCAGGCGTTGTTGAAATCGCGGCACGACGTGTGCCTGGTGGTCACTCATCCGACGAGTGATCATGCGTACGAATCGATTTGGGCCGACTCGGTGGAGGACCTGGCCCGCGGCGCCGGTATCGAGGTGTTCCTGGCCAAGCGGCCGACGCCCGAACTGATCGACCGCGTCAAGGCGCTGGCACCCGACGTCGCCGTCGCGAACAACTGGCGCACCCGTCTTCCGCGTGAACTGTTCTCGATTCCCAAATACGGCACCGTCAATTTGCATGACTCGCTGCTGCCGAAGTTCACCGGTTTCTCGCCGGTGATCTGGTCACTGATCAGCGGTGCCAGCCACACCGGCCTGACCGCGCATCTCATGGACGACGAACTCGACACCGGCGACATCCTGCTGCAGCGGTCCGTAGCGATCACCCCCACCAGTACCGGCACCAGCCTGGTGTACGACACCCTCGACCTGGTACCCGAGGTGCTGGAGGACGCACTCGACTCGATCGAGAACGGCACCGCCACACCGGTTCCGCAGGACCTGGCCCAGCGGACGTTCTTCCACAAGCGTTCCGACCGCGACAGCCTGGTGGACTGGTCGTGGCCCGCCGCCGACATCGAGCGGTTCATCCGGGCGCTCTCGGACCCGTATCCCAATGCCTACACGTACTTTCGCGGTGAGCGACTGCGCCTGATCTCCGCACACGTCTCGCGCTGCACCTACGGCGGCACCCCGGGCCGGGTGTTCATCGAGGAGGACGGTGGCATGGTGATCGTCGCAGGCGCCGACGCCTACCGCGGACAGTCACCGGGCCTGGTGCTCGACGTGGTGCGCACCGACGACGGTGTCGACCACCGGGCCCTCGACTACTTCGGTCACGGCGGCGGATACCTGACCGCCACACCCGAATTCGCTACGGTTTGA
- a CDS encoding ABC transporter ATP-binding protein, with amino-acid sequence MTAEQGSSVLRADNVSIGYDDRTIIDGLSVEVPADRVTAIVGPNACGKSTLLRGFARLLKPAAGQVILDGHDIATMHTKDVARRLGLLPQTSIAPEGITVADLVARGRFPHQKVLRQWSRDDADAVADAMRYTGVTDLSARLVDELSGGQRQRVWVAMVLAQQTPLILLDEPTTYLDIAHQVELLDLFAMLNREHGRTVVAVLHDLNQACRYADELIVMKTGRIVAQGDPNTVMSADLVRDVYGLECQIIDDPQTGTPLIVPRASRHARVVKP; translated from the coding sequence ATGACTGCAGAGCAAGGGAGTTCGGTGCTCCGCGCCGACAATGTCTCGATCGGATACGACGACCGCACCATCATCGACGGTCTGTCCGTCGAGGTGCCCGCCGATCGGGTGACCGCGATCGTGGGACCCAATGCGTGCGGCAAATCCACGTTGCTGCGGGGATTCGCTCGCCTGCTGAAACCGGCTGCCGGGCAGGTGATCCTCGACGGCCATGACATCGCGACCATGCACACCAAAGATGTCGCGCGGCGGCTGGGCCTGCTGCCGCAGACGTCGATCGCGCCGGAGGGCATCACGGTGGCCGATCTGGTGGCGCGCGGGCGGTTCCCGCACCAGAAGGTGTTGCGGCAGTGGTCACGTGACGACGCGGACGCGGTCGCCGACGCCATGCGGTACACCGGGGTCACCGATCTGTCGGCACGGCTGGTCGACGAACTGTCCGGGGGTCAGCGCCAGCGGGTCTGGGTGGCAATGGTTCTCGCGCAGCAGACGCCGCTGATCCTGCTCGACGAACCGACCACCTACCTCGACATCGCACACCAGGTCGAACTGCTGGACCTGTTCGCGATGCTCAACCGCGAGCACGGCAGGACCGTGGTGGCGGTGTTGCACGATCTGAACCAGGCATGTCGCTACGCCGACGAACTGATCGTGATGAAGACCGGTCGCATTGTGGCCCAGGGCGATCCGAACACCGTGATGTCTGCCGACCTGGTCCGGGACGTCTACGGCCTGGAATGCCAGATCATCGACGATCCGCAGACCGGCACGCCGCTGATCGTGCCGCGCGCCTCGCGGCACGCGCGGGTCGTCAAACCGTAG
- a CDS encoding PE family protein, protein MATSQGLSVNTRELGDAATRLDAIADRLESLLRAEEAALNTVPVGRDEVSVRASSTLNEVHASYAKSAALGVTELREVAAALRSSAGNVAAADAEFAV, encoded by the coding sequence ATGGCCACTTCACAGGGATTGTCGGTCAACACCCGCGAATTGGGTGACGCCGCCACGCGACTCGACGCCATAGCCGACCGGCTGGAGAGCCTGCTGCGCGCCGAGGAGGCTGCGCTCAACACCGTGCCGGTCGGCCGCGACGAGGTTTCGGTGCGGGCGTCGTCCACGCTCAACGAGGTGCACGCGTCCTATGCGAAGTCGGCCGCGCTCGGCGTCACCGAGCTTCGCGAGGTCGCCGCGGCGCTGCGCTCCAGCGCGGGCAATGTC
- a CDS encoding FecCD family ABC transporter permease, protein MTAIDFGKRQCVIRVGSVSARMSWRAVVAVAALLFGAVVAAVLAIGIGKYPITPLDVLRVLLGVNTTFDRVVVLEWRMPRMLMALLIGAALGISGAIFQALTRNPLGSPDIIGVNSGAYTGALIALAGLGTGGQHGGYYAVAGGALVGGLVTAAAVYALSYRNGLAGYRLIVVGIGVGAVLSSVNQWIVIKLDHHTAVTASVWQQGTLNGLTWSQVVPMTVCLLAVAIVLLVLGPQLPVLQMGDDAAGALGVNPERIRLAYLVAGVALVALACAAAGPISFVALAAPQLARRLTASPGVALVPAAAMGAVLLLASDIVAQQLFTANELPVGAVTVSLGGIYLVYLLVTQARR, encoded by the coding sequence ATGACGGCCATCGATTTCGGCAAGCGCCAGTGTGTGATCCGCGTCGGCAGCGTATCGGCGCGGATGTCCTGGCGCGCCGTCGTCGCGGTCGCCGCCCTGTTGTTCGGCGCGGTGGTGGCCGCGGTGCTCGCGATCGGGATCGGCAAATACCCGATCACGCCCCTGGACGTGCTGCGCGTGCTGCTCGGCGTGAACACCACCTTCGACCGCGTGGTGGTGCTCGAGTGGCGCATGCCGCGCATGCTCATGGCGCTGCTGATCGGCGCGGCCCTCGGCATTTCGGGCGCGATCTTCCAGGCGTTGACCCGAAATCCGTTGGGCAGCCCGGACATCATCGGCGTGAACTCCGGTGCGTACACCGGGGCGCTGATCGCACTCGCCGGGCTGGGCACAGGTGGACAGCACGGCGGGTACTACGCCGTGGCGGGTGGCGCGCTCGTCGGCGGCCTGGTCACCGCGGCGGCGGTCTACGCGCTGTCCTATCGCAACGGGCTGGCCGGGTACCGGCTGATCGTGGTGGGTATCGGCGTCGGGGCGGTGCTCAGCTCGGTCAATCAGTGGATCGTCATCAAACTCGACCACCACACCGCGGTCACGGCCTCGGTGTGGCAGCAGGGCACACTCAACGGGCTCACCTGGTCCCAGGTGGTGCCGATGACGGTGTGCCTGCTGGCCGTGGCCATCGTATTGCTGGTGCTGGGTCCGCAGCTGCCGGTGCTGCAGATGGGCGATGACGCCGCGGGAGCGCTCGGTGTCAACCCGGAACGGATCCGCCTGGCCTATCTGGTGGCCGGCGTCGCGCTCGTGGCGCTGGCCTGCGCCGCGGCGGGACCGATTTCCTTTGTGGCGCTGGCCGCTCCCCAGCTGGCGCGGCGCCTCACCGCGAGTCCCGGTGTCGCCCTGGTCCCCGCGGCCGCGATGGGTGCGGTGCTGCTGCTCGCGAGCGACATCGTGGCGCAGCAACTGTTCACGGCCAACGAGTTACCGGTGGGCGCGGTGACCGTGTCGCTCGGCGGAATCTACCTCGTCTATCTCCTCGTCACACAGGCACGTCGGTGA
- a CDS encoding DUF3566 domain-containing protein, with the protein MSSPNEPGYPRTGDRPGATNGTGPGGDSGALSGNSTRAAGHITDSGDVPPWQRGLSRAAQQSAPQPPVDGRIADTEQQPRPAQRPEPQRPEPQRPEARAEPRPEHRNDNRQEPRPEHRNEAYASELPDLSGPVPRSPQRKTGPDASRGSAPTTRIQVASRPQPSGPVRASMQIRRVDPWTVLKVSLVLSVVLFFVWMIAVAFLYLVLGGMGVWSKLNSNVGDLLTSASGSSGGELVSSGTIFGGAALIGLVNIVVLSAMATVGAFIYNLTTDLVGGIEVTLADRD; encoded by the coding sequence GTGAGTTCACCCAACGAGCCGGGTTACCCGCGCACGGGGGACCGGCCGGGCGCCACCAACGGCACGGGTCCCGGCGGCGACAGCGGCGCCCTCAGCGGCAATTCGACGCGGGCGGCGGGGCACATCACCGATTCCGGCGATGTGCCCCCGTGGCAGCGCGGGCTGTCCCGCGCCGCGCAGCAATCGGCGCCGCAGCCGCCGGTCGACGGGCGGATCGCCGACACCGAGCAGCAGCCGCGCCCGGCGCAGCGTCCCGAACCGCAGCGCCCCGAACCACAGCGTCCCGAAGCGCGGGCCGAGCCGCGACCGGAGCACCGCAACGACAACCGGCAGGAGCCCCGACCGGAACACCGCAACGAGGCCTACGCGAGCGAGTTGCCGGACCTCTCGGGTCCGGTCCCGCGCTCTCCGCAGCGCAAGACGGGTCCCGACGCCTCGCGCGGGTCGGCTCCCACCACCCGCATCCAGGTGGCCAGCCGGCCGCAGCCGTCCGGTCCGGTGCGGGCCAGCATGCAGATCCGCCGGGTCGACCCGTGGACCGTGCTGAAGGTCTCCCTGGTGCTGTCGGTGGTGTTGTTCTTCGTGTGGATGATCGCCGTGGCGTTCCTCTACCTCGTGCTCGGCGGCATGGGTGTGTGGAGCAAGCTCAACAGCAACGTCGGTGATCTGCTCACGAGCGCGAGCGGCAGCTCGGGTGGTGAACTGGTCTCCAGCGGCACGATCTTCGGCGGTGCCGCGCTCATCGGCCTGGTGAACATCGTCGTCCTGAGCGCGATGGCGACCGTCGGCGCGTTCATCTACAACCTCACGACGGACCTCGTCGGTGGTATCGAAGTGACGTTGGCCGATCGGGACTAG
- a CDS encoding FecCD family ABC transporter permease: MTTQAPVARPPVANRRAIGLAIATGVLAVMCVASLAIGTQNVAPGTVWQAVTDYRDLGDQWIVHDLRIPRTVLGLLVGLALGLSGTLIQAVGRNPLADSEILGINSGAALFVVAAIAFFGFSGIWTYIGFAFLGALFAMVMVYLIGMTGRAAVTPVRVLLAGVAIGAVMDGFGFVIRLQNPRAFDNMRFWDAGALDGRPLEVAGAIAPFIAVGAVLCLIVSRSLNITALGDDLAKSMGSNVARTQALSLIAVTLLAGAATAGAGPIGFVGLMVPHAVRRFTGPDWRWVLAYATVVAPSLMLAADIVGRVVIRPSELPAGIVTAFLGAPVLIWLIRRSRADRA; encoded by the coding sequence ATCACCACCCAGGCACCGGTCGCTCGGCCACCCGTCGCCAACCGTCGCGCGATCGGCCTTGCCATCGCGACGGGTGTCCTGGCCGTCATGTGCGTCGCGAGCCTCGCGATCGGAACCCAGAACGTCGCCCCCGGCACGGTGTGGCAGGCCGTCACCGACTATCGCGACCTCGGAGACCAGTGGATCGTCCACGACCTGCGAATCCCGCGCACGGTGTTGGGCCTGCTCGTCGGCCTGGCCCTCGGATTGTCGGGCACGCTGATCCAGGCCGTGGGGCGTAACCCGCTCGCCGACTCAGAGATCCTGGGCATCAACTCCGGCGCCGCGCTGTTCGTCGTCGCCGCGATCGCGTTCTTCGGGTTCAGCGGAATCTGGACGTACATCGGATTCGCCTTCCTGGGAGCGCTTTTCGCGATGGTCATGGTGTATCTGATCGGCATGACGGGCCGCGCCGCCGTGACGCCGGTGCGGGTGTTGCTGGCGGGTGTCGCCATCGGCGCGGTGATGGACGGGTTCGGGTTCGTCATCAGGCTGCAGAACCCGCGCGCGTTCGACAACATGCGCTTCTGGGACGCAGGCGCACTCGACGGTCGTCCGCTCGAGGTGGCCGGTGCCATCGCACCGTTCATCGCGGTGGGCGCCGTCCTCTGCCTGATCGTGTCACGTTCGCTGAACATCACCGCGCTCGGCGACGACCTCGCAAAGAGCATGGGCAGCAACGTCGCCCGCACGCAGGCGCTCAGCCTGATCGCGGTGACGCTGCTGGCCGGGGCCGCGACCGCCGGTGCCGGGCCGATCGGGTTCGTCGGGTTGATGGTGCCGCACGCGGTCCGCAGGTTCACCGGGCCGGACTGGCGCTGGGTCCTGGCCTACGCGACCGTCGTCGCGCCCAGCCTGATGCTCGCCGCCGATATCGTCGGCCGCGTCGTCATCCGCCCCTCGGAACTGCCGGCCGGCATCGTCACGGCCTTCCTCGGAGCCCCGGTGCTGATCTGGTTGATCCGCCGATCCCGGGCGGACCGGGCATGA
- the gyrA gene encoding DNA gyrase subunit A, translated as MTDTTLPPGGDPADRVEPVDIQQEMQRSYIDYAMSVIVGRALPEVRDGLKPVHRRVLYAMYDSGFRPDRSHAKSARSVAETMGNYHPHGDASIYDTLVRMAQPWSLRYPLVDGQGNFGSPGNDPPAAMRYTEARLTPLAMEMLREIDEETVDFIPNYDGRVQEPTVLPSRFPNLLANGSGGIAVGMATNIPPHNLGELAEAVYWCLENYEADEEATLAAVTERVKGPDFPTSGLIVGSQGIEDTYKTGRGSIKMRGVVEIEEDSRGRTSIVITELPYQVNHDNFITSIAEQVRDGKLAGISNIEDQSSDRVGLRIVVELKRDAVAKVVLNNLYKHTQLQTSFGANMLSIVDGVPRTLRLDQLIRLYVDHQLDVIVRRTRYRLRKANERAHILRGLVKALDALDEVIALIRASQTVDIARAGLIELLDIDDIQAQAILDMQLRRLAALERQKIVDDLAKIEAEIADLEDILAKPERQRGIVRDELKEIVDKHGDARRTRIVPADGEVSDEDLIAREDVVVTITETGYAKRTKTDLYRSQKRGGKGVQGAGLKQDDMVNHFFVCSTHDWILFFTTQGRVYRAKAYELPEASRTARGQHVANLLAFQPEERIAQVIQIKGYEDAPYLVLATRNGLVKKSRLSDFDSNRSGGIVAINLREGDELVGAVLCSSEDDLLLVSANGQSIRFSATDEALRPMGRATSGVQGMRFNEDDRLLSLNVVRPDTYLLVATSGGYAKRTSIDEYSVQGRGGKGILTIQYDRKRGSLVGALIVDDDTELYAITSTGGVIRTAARQVRKAGRQTKGVRLMNLAEGDTLIAIARNADEDEDAESNIGSGTEADTEADESPEA; from the coding sequence ATGACAGACACCACCCTCCCACCGGGAGGAGATCCCGCGGACCGCGTCGAACCGGTCGACATCCAGCAGGAGATGCAGCGCAGCTACATCGACTACGCCATGAGCGTGATCGTCGGCCGCGCGCTGCCCGAGGTGCGCGACGGTCTGAAGCCGGTGCACCGCCGGGTGCTCTATGCGATGTACGACTCCGGGTTCCGCCCGGACCGCAGCCACGCCAAATCGGCACGGTCGGTCGCCGAGACGATGGGTAACTACCACCCGCACGGCGACGCCTCGATCTACGACACCCTGGTCCGGATGGCCCAGCCGTGGTCGCTGCGCTATCCACTGGTCGACGGCCAGGGCAACTTCGGCTCGCCGGGTAACGATCCGCCTGCGGCGATGCGTTACACCGAGGCGCGACTCACTCCGTTGGCGATGGAGATGTTGCGTGAGATCGACGAGGAGACAGTCGATTTCATCCCGAACTACGACGGCCGGGTACAGGAGCCCACGGTTCTGCCGAGCCGGTTCCCGAACCTGCTCGCCAACGGTTCCGGCGGTATCGCCGTCGGCATGGCCACCAACATCCCGCCGCACAACCTCGGCGAGCTGGCCGAGGCCGTGTACTGGTGCCTGGAGAACTACGAGGCCGACGAGGAAGCGACGCTCGCCGCGGTGACCGAGCGGGTCAAGGGACCCGACTTCCCCACCTCCGGCCTGATCGTGGGCAGCCAGGGCATCGAGGACACCTACAAGACCGGCCGCGGGTCGATCAAGATGCGCGGCGTCGTCGAGATCGAGGAAGACAGCCGGGGACGGACCAGCATCGTCATCACCGAGCTGCCCTACCAGGTCAACCACGACAACTTCATCACCTCGATCGCCGAGCAGGTCCGCGACGGCAAGCTCGCGGGCATCTCCAACATCGAGGACCAGTCCAGTGACCGCGTGGGTCTGCGAATCGTCGTGGAACTCAAGCGCGATGCGGTCGCGAAGGTCGTGCTGAACAACCTCTACAAGCACACCCAGCTGCAGACCAGCTTCGGCGCGAACATGCTCTCGATCGTCGACGGCGTCCCGCGCACGCTGCGTCTGGACCAGCTGATCCGGCTCTACGTCGACCACCAACTCGATGTCATCGTGCGGCGCACCCGTTACCGGCTGCGCAAGGCCAACGAGCGGGCCCACATCCTGCGCGGTCTGGTCAAGGCGCTCGACGCCCTCGACGAGGTCATCGCGCTGATCCGGGCGTCGCAGACCGTCGACATCGCCAGGGCAGGCCTGATCGAGCTGCTCGACATCGACGACATTCAGGCCCAGGCCATCCTCGACATGCAGCTGCGCAGGTTGGCAGCTCTCGAGCGGCAGAAGATCGTCGACGATCTCGCCAAGATCGAGGCCGAGATCGCCGACCTCGAGGACATCCTGGCCAAGCCCGAGCGTCAGCGCGGGATCGTGCGTGACGAGCTCAAGGAGATCGTCGACAAGCACGGCGACGCCCGCCGCACCCGGATCGTGCCCGCCGACGGCGAGGTCAGCGACGAAGATCTCATCGCCCGCGAGGACGTGGTGGTCACGATCACCGAGACGGGTTACGCCAAGCGCACCAAGACCGACCTGTACCGCAGCCAGAAGCGCGGCGGCAAGGGTGTGCAGGGCGCCGGGCTCAAGCAGGACGACATGGTCAACCACTTCTTCGTCTGCTCGACCCACGACTGGATCCTGTTCTTCACCACGCAGGGCCGGGTGTACCGGGCGAAGGCCTACGAGTTGCCCGAGGCGTCCCGCACCGCGCGCGGTCAGCACGTCGCGAACCTGCTGGCCTTCCAGCCGGAGGAGCGCATCGCCCAGGTCATCCAGATCAAGGGCTACGAGGACGCGCCGTACCTGGTGCTCGCGACCCGCAACGGTCTGGTGAAGAAGTCCCGGCTCAGCGACTTCGACTCCAACCGGTCCGGTGGCATCGTCGCGATCAACCTGCGGGAAGGCGACGAACTGGTCGGTGCGGTGTTGTGTTCGTCCGAGGACGACCTGCTGCTGGTGAGCGCCAACGGCCAGTCGATCCGCTTCTCGGCGACCGACGAGGCGCTGCGCCCGATGGGCCGGGCCACCTCCGGTGTGCAGGGCATGCGGTTCAACGAGGATGACCGCCTGCTGTCGCTCAACGTCGTCCGGCCGGATACGTATCTGCTGGTCGCGACGTCGGGTGGCTACGCCAAGCGCACCTCGATCGACGAGTACTCGGTGCAGGGCCGCGGCGGCAAGGGCATCCTGACGATCCAGTACGACCGCAAACGTGGCAGTCTGGTCGGAGCGCTGATCGTCGACGACGACACCGAGCTGTACGCGATCACGTCCACCGGTGGCGTCATCCGCACTGCCGCACGTCAGGTCCGCAAGGCCGGTCGGCAGACCAAGGGGGTTCGCTTGATGAACCTGGCCGAGGGCGACACACTGATTGCCATCGCCCGCAACGCGGACGAGGACGAGGACGCCGAGTCGAACATCGGATCGGGTACGGAAGCGGATACCGAAGCCGACGAGTCACCCGAGGCGTGA